A segment of the Haemorhous mexicanus isolate bHaeMex1 chromosome 3, bHaeMex1.pri, whole genome shotgun sequence genome:
TGTGTGATGACCTGTTATCATCTGGATTGAATATATTTTCCATGTTGGATTTAGTGCTGGGCGTCCCTCCTGACAGGTTTTGTCACTGTCAAATTCAACACTGGAGCACCATATTATCTCTAGATGGTGTCAGCCACAACTGTGCCTGCTTATCATTTGCaaacttctgtttttctggCTTACTGCTTTATGAAAAtgtcctttttctctttttccactcCCAGGGCCATCAAAAAAGCATGGTGCAAGAGGATGTAACTCCTTATATAAAATTTTGCTCACATACAAACTTCTTAAAATTGGCCTTCATCTTAGGACTGGACAATGTATGCTcagtgtgaaatatttttttaagcactCCAGGGGATATTGCTTGGAAAGGTGTAGATTTATTTCTCAACCTGAAATATTATGGATCTGCCATCTAGAAGAAGGGAATTTGTATATGTGAGTTGCAGGAAGTATTTTGTGCCTGTTGGGCTTGCTATGTAATTATTTTACTAATTGAAATATGATAATTGGTGTTTCTTAAGCTCTGAGGTACTGGGCAAgaacacatttttgttttctcctgaaaGTTGGTAATATGTAAAAAACCTCTTAGAGAAGAAAAGGTGATTATTCATGTGCAAGAACAGCTTTTTGAGCCTGTGTGTCCACATTCCTGGGTGTCCAGGGAGGGATGCAAAATACTAAGTCTGAAAGGTAGATTGGTATCAGCTGTTTCTGTGAATTCCACCCTGTGGGATTGCTGGACAGGCTCATTCAGACCAGGATGAGAAGAAATACAAAGGTACTGTGTGTTAAAGCATGGAGACACAGGCAGAGTGGGATATCAAGGAGCTCCCAGTGTCATCCCAGGGGAAAGCTGCCAGTGCTCACAATAGGCCTGCTGCTTGTGAAGGTCCTGGGAGATGTTGGCATGTCACTAGCAGGATGAATAAGTActctttctctccctgcttTTGGAGTTTTCATCCTTTCAGGATGGGTTTGTGAGTGTCTCACACAGTCACAGTGACTGCTTGGTCAGgtgaaatgttttttaaattagatGTATCAAGTCTCTGTTTTGCTATTTGCTTTGTGAGTTAATTGGAAGTGCATTTGGCAAGTTCTGTGTACatgcagtggtcacagcacgCTGTTCAGAGCAGACCTGTGGAGCCAGTTTTGCTGCAGCATCAGTGAGCCACTctttcccaggcagcagccctggccctcctgATACCCTCACCCAGATGATGGAGAGAGGAAACACTTGCCTTTTGGGGTGCATGGGATTGAATGTAAATTAAATCAAACACCTGGGGATGGCAATGGTATAAAATCAGGGTTGCAAAGTAATGACAGCAACTGATTTGTTGCTGTCATACACTGAGGGTGTAGGGAAAAGGGAAGCTTGGAGGCTAACAGGAATTTACAGAAAGATCATTGTACtccctgcctttgctgtggGACTCTAAGGAACATGAAGCTGAGCTTTTCATGTCACCTTTCAATGTCTGAACATTTCATACATTGTTTTCATGGAACTAAGTGCTTGGCAACTTAGGAAAGGACTGGGACCCACTGGGGAGGGCTGACAGGAAAAGATCCCTGACCTGAGGTGTGCTCTGCACTACAAAGCTGTGGGTGAGCAGTTATCTTGCCCGAAGTGCATAccactgtcccctgccaggTGCTGTGTCCAATCTCCTCGCACTAAGTCTCACTGTGTGGGGTCTGAGCTCTCTGTCCCTGGAGGGAAAGCTActcatgaagagaaaaatgttccTTTGCTAGTACtttccagtgaaataaagcATGGATGTAAGACTCTAATTTAATGGCATATAATTGGAAATTTGCtacttttcttcttccagaagTCTATCTCAGAAGAGGAACTATGCCATCTTGCTAGACTGTAAAGTACTGCGTACAATAATGGCACTTAAATAGTAATTACTGCAGCTGAAGAGTGTGTGGGACTGTGAAAGGAGCCCAGCTGATCTGATGTTTTAATGCTATGAATTGCATGGCCTTCTGTGAGAGAGGGAGGCCAAGATTTTGGTAATTGTTTTAGGTCAGTTCTAATCAACAGTTTTCACTAACATTCTTTAATGAGCACTGTCAAAACGGTACCATGAATGTACGTGGAATTCTCTCTGCATGTCACAACATTGCAAAATAAAGCTGATAAatactctggaaaaaaatattctattgTCAAAATCTGGCAGGATTTGAAATCTAGACAACTCATCCTTGGTGTTTGCTTGACAAAAATGGACCTTTCCCCAGGGATTGTGAGTCAGATCAGCTCGGTGACCAAAGCAGGGAGAGGGCGGGTGATTGCTCTGGGCTGCCCAGCTGGATGAAGCTGTGAGCCAGCTGGAAAGACTGGGCCTCTGTCTGGCCACGCTGGCAGCCGTGtccaaaagaaagcaaagtcaGTCCTTGTGcttctctgccagcagcagcctgtaGTAGCCACATACTGTTTTCCATAGCAGCACAGTGATGCATTCTGATGCTTCTAGCCACTTCCACAGGGCCCACCAGTTGCTGACACTGGTAGGAGGCAGTCTGTCTGGTGCTGTGTACCTGGTCAACACTGAAACTTTCTTGTCTCAGAGCTTGTGCATCGAGCTGAACACTGGCCTTGGCCCATTGGAGTCAGCCCTGGAAGGAGGGGAGCCAAACTCAAAACCTGTGAATGGAGCAATCATGGGGTCCCATCCCCAGGGCCCACTTGAGTGCACACACCTAGGAGATGAGGCTGTAAAACAGGAACAATTCACACAGAACAGAACAGTCCAAATAATGGGCTGGGCTTGACCTTCCCTGAGCATGAAAAGATCGGGAATATTGCCAGTGGTTCCCCAGCAGGATGTGCTACTGTGTGTCATATCTCAGCCTCCAGGTGACATGATTCTCTGGAAGCACTTCTTGTATCTGAGTGGGAAGATTTGTCAGGAAGAAGCCATTGCCAAACCTCTTAGCCCAACGTGGAGCCCAGAAAAGGAAATACCAGTGCAGGCACAGCATGTGTGATGCTACAGTGGTTTGCAGAAGGTCCAACCCACCTTACCCCAAACTGCTGGATTTATCCCTTCACAATTCAGTTCATCCAGTTTTCTAAGTCCAGTGCCACAAGTTTCCCTAGTGCCTGCTCTTGTTGAGTTTAAACACAATTCAACCACGTGGGTCCCCTATCCCTGGCAGTGGTGTGTCTCAGCTCTCTGACAAGTCTTTTGGACTAGGACATGGAAAACCTTACTGCAAGCAGCTGTGAAGCAAAGACCTGTCAGTATCTTGAAGCACTTGCCTATGGATTAGTGCTCCCTGAAACAGTTCCTCCATGTGGGCTATTTCTGCCAGGTCTCTGTGGTACTGGGATGGTCTGACAGGAAACTGCtagaaaatgggaaagcagcaagGTCCCAGCGGTAGAAACGAGACAGCCGCCGCTTCTGTTGGGCAGACAGCTCACTGAACATCTGCTCTGACAACCACCTGTAGGTCCACTGCACCTGGCTGTCGGTGAGCTCGGGGAGGAGGCTGcccacaggcagcccagcccggcgCAGCAGgtggcccagctcctgcctgaggAAGCCAAACATCACCACGTAGTCGTACTGCACGAGGCAGGGCCGGCACAGGCTGACCAGTGGTTTCCATGCTGCACTGCCGTTGTGCATTCCGCTGTCCAGGACCTCCTGGACGAAGCTGCTGAAGGATGGGCTGATGCCCATGCCTTGCAGGAACGTGGCGATCAGCCTGTGGAAAGGGTCCCTGACAAAGAGCACTTTGGTGTAAGACCCCAGCATGGCCTTTCTCTCCGTCTGGTTGAACTCGCTCAGCCGTGTCTCCTTAGAGTGCAGCCGGTGGTAGGGGAGCGGCACTGGCAGTGTCACATTTTCCTCCTCTAGCTTCTCCAAAAGCTGATGCCATTCCTCCACCCCTGCTGATGGCACTTGGCAGTACAGGAGGT
Coding sequences within it:
- the LOC132324533 gene encoding carbohydrate sulfotransferase 8-like; translated protein: MRFLPRLGLSAALAIAAFLGWRLLLQSPARRHGDDLAPRAEEGFTLTLDTFLHVQQLRKRRLRAFCSRAGKVTALPSSQDERASLLPSLRVNTKLDLLYCQVPSAGVEEWHQLLEKLEEENVTLPVPLPYHRLHSKETRLSEFNQTERKAMLGSYTKVLFVRDPFHRLIATFLQGMGISPSFSSFVQEVLDSGMHNGSAAWKPLVSLCRPCLVQYDYVVMFGFLRQELGHLLRRAGLPVGSLLPELTDSQVQWTYRWLSEQMFSELSAQQKRRLSRFYRWDLAAFPFSSSFLSDHPSTTETWQK